One region of Polynucleobacter paneuropaeus genomic DNA includes:
- the flgF gene encoding flagellar basal-body rod protein FlgF, producing MDRIIYTAMTGAQHILDQQATNSNNLANVSTTGFKAQIDSFLSVPIKGGSLDTRSFVVNASGGTDFSPGAIKQTGRTLDVAIEGKGWFSVQRPDGSEGLTRNGSFKISENGILQTAGGRNVLGGGGPITIPPNVNISIGADGTISSVDPAVSGGPSTPIDVIKLSNPDEKSLVRGDDGLFKSSTGAGFTADPAVKVVNGALEDSNVSVIHSMVNMISLARSFDIQMQLMKNAENSDQQAAQLFNLS from the coding sequence ATGGATCGTATTATTTATACCGCAATGACTGGAGCCCAACACATCTTGGACCAGCAGGCGACGAACTCCAATAATTTGGCTAACGTATCGACAACGGGATTTAAAGCTCAGATTGATTCCTTCTTATCTGTGCCAATTAAGGGTGGTAGCTTAGATACACGCTCTTTTGTAGTCAACGCATCGGGTGGTACAGACTTTAGCCCAGGCGCTATTAAACAAACAGGTCGCACCTTGGACGTGGCGATTGAAGGTAAGGGCTGGTTTAGTGTGCAACGCCCTGATGGATCAGAAGGTTTGACCCGTAATGGATCATTCAAAATTAGTGAGAATGGTATTTTGCAAACTGCTGGTGGACGCAATGTGCTTGGTGGTGGTGGCCCAATTACCATCCCTCCAAACGTGAATATCTCCATTGGTGCTGATGGCACGATTTCTAGTGTTGATCCTGCAGTCAGTGGTGGTCCATCCACCCCGATTGACGTGATCAAGCTTTCTAATCCTGATGAAAAAAGTTTAGTGCGTGGAGACGATGGCCTATTTAAATCTTCTACTGGCGCTGGCTTTACAGCAGACCCCGCTGTGAAGGTGGTCAATGGCGCCTTAGAAGATAGCAACGTGAGCGTGATTCATAGTATGGTCAATATGATTTCTTTGGCCCGTAGCTTCGATATTCAAATGCAGCTCATGAAGAATGCTGAGAATAGCGACCAACAAGCCGCTCAGCTCTTCAATTTAAGTTAA
- the flgG gene encoding flagellar basal-body rod protein FlgG, with amino-acid sequence MIRSLWISKTGLEAQQTQMDVISNNLANVSTSGFKKSRAVFEDLLYQTLRQPGAQSSQQTQLPSGMQIGTGVKPVATERIFTQGNLQQTSNNTDIAINGSGFYQVLMPDGTTQYTRDGSFQINSTGQLVTSSGYTIQPPITIPANAQTVTVAADGVVSVTLPNTVAQTQIGQIQLATFINPAGLSAKGENLYAETAASGTPNPSNPGANGTGVLVQGFVETSNVNVVEEMVNMIQTQRAYEINSKAITTSDQMLQRLAQLGG; translated from the coding sequence ATGATACGCTCGCTCTGGATTTCAAAAACTGGCCTAGAAGCACAACAAACCCAAATGGATGTGATCTCCAATAACTTGGCGAACGTGAGTACATCTGGCTTTAAAAAATCACGTGCGGTGTTTGAGGATTTGCTCTATCAAACCCTACGTCAGCCTGGCGCCCAATCATCGCAGCAGACCCAATTGCCTTCTGGTATGCAAATCGGTACCGGTGTAAAGCCCGTAGCTACTGAGCGCATCTTTACTCAAGGTAACTTGCAGCAAACTAGCAACAACACTGATATCGCCATTAACGGTAGCGGTTTCTATCAGGTCTTGATGCCAGATGGCACAACCCAATATACCCGTGATGGCAGCTTCCAGATTAATAGCACTGGTCAGCTGGTCACTTCAAGTGGTTATACGATTCAGCCGCCGATTACAATTCCGGCTAATGCTCAGACTGTGACTGTTGCCGCTGACGGTGTGGTTTCTGTCACTTTGCCAAATACTGTTGCGCAAACGCAAATTGGCCAAATTCAGTTGGCAACCTTTATTAATCCAGCAGGTTTGAGTGCAAAAGGTGAGAACCTCTATGCAGAAACTGCAGCCTCTGGTACACCGAATCCATCGAATCCTGGCGCCAATGGCACCGGTGTTTTGGTACAGGGTTTTGTGGAAACTTCTAACGTGAACGTCGTTGAAGAAATGGTCAATATGATCCAAACGCAACGCGCTTATGAAATCAATAGTAAGGCGATTACAACATCCGATCAGATGTTGCAGCGCTTGGCACAATTGGGTGGTTAA
- a CDS encoding flagellar basal body L-ring protein FlgH: MISAISALSILGACAVTPSTITQNPGPGTTRSYAGQAAPGTIYSTGSYRPIFEGNRARAVGDTVTIVVDESTQSKTTLDNLSSKTASSTATAKDQFGNTVSPTWSWANGLSNENKGGGQQDNTFTGSIAATVLEVSPNGYLTVAGEKQIGFDEGAQFIRFSGTVNPKMITVNNTVDSNTVADARIEYRTNNTMDSSYMASSVTRFFKTMLPF, encoded by the coding sequence ATGATCAGTGCCATCTCGGCACTATCGATCTTGGGAGCTTGTGCAGTAACGCCCTCGACAATTACGCAAAATCCGGGCCCAGGAACTACCCGTTCTTACGCTGGACAAGCTGCTCCTGGAACTATTTATAGCACTGGGAGCTATCGACCCATTTTTGAAGGTAATCGTGCCCGTGCCGTAGGCGACACTGTCACAATTGTGGTGGACGAGAGTACTCAGAGTAAAACGACTTTAGATAATTTGTCATCTAAGACTGCATCATCTACTGCTACTGCAAAAGACCAGTTTGGTAATACGGTCAGTCCAACTTGGAGCTGGGCTAATGGTCTTTCAAATGAGAACAAGGGCGGGGGGCAGCAAGACAATACTTTTACAGGCAGCATTGCAGCAACTGTGCTCGAAGTATCACCTAATGGGTACTTAACAGTAGCAGGCGAGAAGCAAATCGGCTTTGATGAAGGTGCACAGTTTATTCGTTTCTCAGGAACGGTTAATCCAAAAATGATTACTGTTAATAATACAGTGGATTCCAATACAGTAGCTGATGCTCGTATCGAATATCGTACTAATAACACCATGGATAGTTCTTATATGGCGAGTTCCGTAACCCGTTTTTTCAAAACCATGTTGCCTTTCTAA
- a CDS encoding flagellar basal body P-ring protein FlgI, with the protein MVIAPTAHAERIKDLANIQGVRSNQLIGYGLVVGLDGTGDQTTQTPFTLQSTLNMLQSLGVTLPPGTYSQIQLKNVAAVIVTANLPPFAQIGQNLDVTVSAMGNAKTLRGGTLLLTPLKGADGQVYAMSQGNVVIGGASASANGSSATINQLNAGRISAGATVERTIPNNLLGMEMVSLELRHSDFSTASIVTSAINKRFGKPIAFAQDSRVIQIDPNTVENGNRVQFLAALESIDVIPAKGEAKVILNARTGSIVLNQTVELENCAVAHGNLTVVISTTPVISQPSAFSNTGTTVEAKVSQVSLNQDPGNVIQLAGGASLSDVVRGLNAVGATPQDLVAILQAIKAAGSLRAELEII; encoded by the coding sequence ATGGTGATTGCTCCTACTGCACATGCAGAACGTATTAAAGATTTAGCAAATATCCAAGGCGTTCGTAGTAACCAATTAATTGGTTATGGCTTGGTAGTGGGTTTAGATGGAACTGGTGACCAAACTACGCAAACTCCATTCACCCTCCAGAGTACCTTGAACATGTTGCAGTCCTTAGGGGTTACTCTGCCTCCGGGTACTTATTCACAAATTCAGTTAAAAAACGTAGCTGCAGTAATCGTGACTGCCAACTTGCCACCATTTGCGCAAATTGGTCAAAACTTAGATGTCACCGTCTCCGCTATGGGTAACGCAAAAACACTGCGTGGCGGCACACTCTTATTAACACCCTTAAAAGGTGCTGATGGACAGGTTTATGCCATGTCCCAGGGTAACGTCGTGATTGGTGGCGCCAGCGCATCCGCTAACGGTAGCTCAGCAACCATTAACCAGCTCAATGCTGGTCGTATTTCTGCGGGAGCAACGGTTGAAAGAACCATTCCTAATAATTTGTTGGGTATGGAAATGGTGAGCCTTGAGCTAAGGCATTCTGATTTTTCAACCGCCAGTATCGTTACCTCTGCAATTAATAAGCGTTTCGGTAAACCGATTGCATTTGCTCAAGACTCTAGAGTGATTCAGATTGACCCGAATACCGTAGAAAACGGCAACCGCGTGCAATTCTTAGCCGCCCTAGAGAGTATTGATGTGATTCCGGCAAAGGGTGAGGCTAAGGTCATTCTTAATGCGCGTACTGGTTCGATTGTGCTCAATCAAACAGTTGAGCTAGAGAACTGCGCTGTAGCGCACGGTAACTTGACTGTTGTTATCAGCACAACGCCGGTGATTAGTCAGCCAAGCGCATTTTCCAATACGGGTACTACTGTTGAGGCTAAGGTATCCCAAGTTAGTCTGAACCAAGACCCTGGTAATGTGATTCAGTTGGCTGGTGGTGCATCATTATCTGATGTGGTTCGCGGACTCAATGCGGTTGGTGCCACACCGCAAGACTTGGTAGCTATTTTGCAGGCCATCAAAGCAGCTGGTTCGCTACGTGCTGAACTTGAAATCATTTAA
- the flgJ gene encoding flagellar assembly peptidoglycan hydrolase FlgJ, translated as MALPSNSISASDASNQLALDTNSLSSLKKSAKENSPEAIKGVAKQFEAIFINMMLKSMREASPQDGPFNTEQNKLYTSMFDQQLSQKLSSGKGIGLADVLVKQLSKSAGIPTDSLKPGDEPITSKALGLNRFDPNTSSKVAAYTSMASMSSAKASPSFMDKVSKLFTSLEDAGEAMASSVGSTLKEAVSSFTNKMASYAQQASNASGLPAHFMLGQAALETGWGKKEIKGADGTQSNNLFGIKAGGSWTGKTVSAVTTEYINGEKQQRVEKFRAYDSYADSFKDFANLISSNPRYQNVLNNLGNINSYADAMAKAGYATDPDYAKKLASVIKRVSNPS; from the coding sequence ATGGCATTGCCTAGCAACTCTATTTCGGCGTCTGATGCCAGTAACCAGCTGGCATTAGATACCAATAGTTTATCTAGCCTAAAAAAATCTGCCAAAGAGAACTCTCCTGAGGCTATCAAAGGCGTTGCTAAGCAATTTGAGGCGATCTTTATCAATATGATGCTCAAAAGTATGCGTGAAGCCAGTCCACAGGACGGCCCTTTTAATACTGAGCAAAACAAACTCTACACTTCGATGTTTGATCAGCAGTTGAGCCAAAAACTCTCATCGGGCAAAGGTATTGGCTTGGCTGATGTATTGGTGAAGCAATTGAGTAAGTCTGCGGGCATTCCAACGGATTCACTGAAGCCAGGGGATGAGCCTATTACCTCCAAAGCTTTAGGTCTGAATCGCTTTGATCCCAATACTAGTTCAAAAGTGGCTGCCTATACCTCAATGGCATCTATGTCTAGTGCTAAAGCGAGCCCGTCTTTCATGGATAAGGTCTCCAAACTCTTTACTTCGCTAGAAGATGCAGGTGAGGCAATGGCCTCTTCTGTGGGTAGCACTCTAAAAGAAGCGGTTAGTTCTTTTACGAACAAAATGGCTAGCTATGCACAGCAGGCTAGTAATGCTTCTGGACTACCGGCACACTTTATGCTGGGTCAAGCTGCTTTAGAAACAGGTTGGGGTAAAAAAGAAATTAAAGGGGCTGATGGCACCCAGAGTAATAATTTATTTGGCATTAAGGCAGGCGGCAGTTGGACTGGTAAAACTGTTTCTGCAGTCACTACTGAATATATAAATGGTGAAAAGCAACAAAGAGTCGAAAAATTCAGAGCCTACGATTCTTATGCAGACTCATTTAAAGATTTTGCAAACTTGATTTCTAGTAATCCACGCTACCAGAACGTTCTCAACAACCTCGGTAACATCAATAGCTATGCTGACGCAATGGCAAAAGCGGGGTATGCAACGGATCCGGATTACGCCAAGAAGTTGGCTAGTGTGATTAAGCGGGTGAGCAATCCCTCTTAG
- a CDS encoding helix-turn-helix transcriptional regulator has protein sequence MSTSIQNSTDLGSLIRETRRRLKLTQPQLALAANVGVRFIVELEAGKPTLRLENILRVLQALGGVLSVEGMDPFIVNKQEGAR, from the coding sequence ATGAGCACATCCATTCAAAATTCAACAGATTTAGGTAGTCTGATCCGTGAAACTCGTAGGCGTTTGAAATTGACTCAACCACAATTGGCGCTCGCCGCTAACGTGGGGGTAAGGTTCATCGTTGAACTGGAGGCGGGTAAACCCACGCTGAGATTGGAAAATATTCTCAGGGTGTTGCAAGCCTTGGGTGGTGTATTAAGCGTAGAGGGCATGGACCCATTTATTGTAAACAAGCAAGAGGGTGCGCGCTAA
- a CDS encoding type II toxin-antitoxin system HipA family toxin produces MVRELNVWFFGECVGVLTQDEGYLSFRYLPQWLESKNAKPLSHSLPLIPESFGDKITKPFFAGLLPEGDKRDAVASILKVSSKNDFALLDGIGGECAGALILLEPGQIPPLEAYASESIEWLKEDQLLGVLEKLPKRPLLAGESGLRLSLAGAQEKLPVVVREVQSEVARGNYFEIGLPKNNIPSSYILKPEISDVDGSVYNEAFCLALAKELKLSAATAQIGCTKGKTYLLVERYDRFCDSNGLLTRLHQEDFCQALSVGPEFKYQNEGGPSIVDGFALVRKVTTPSAPNLLRLLDYIIFNCLVGNNDAHAKNFSLLYGRNGIQLAPLYDVLSTAVYPGLTDSMAMKIGSKYRFDELHARHWVQMAESAQLGAPQLKRRVLEIADVLPGLAQSLHTQFKANDLDHPILGQITSLIEGRCKTTIKRFAISE; encoded by the coding sequence ATGGTTCGAGAACTAAACGTCTGGTTTTTTGGTGAGTGCGTTGGTGTGCTAACTCAAGACGAGGGTTATCTGTCTTTTCGATATTTACCTCAATGGCTAGAATCAAAAAATGCTAAGCCTCTTTCGCACTCTTTGCCTTTAATTCCCGAATCATTTGGCGACAAGATTACAAAACCTTTTTTTGCTGGCTTATTGCCAGAGGGTGACAAGCGTGATGCAGTAGCCAGCATCTTAAAAGTATCCAGTAAAAATGATTTTGCATTATTGGATGGTATTGGGGGTGAGTGTGCAGGTGCATTGATTTTATTGGAGCCTGGTCAAATACCTCCTCTAGAAGCGTATGCAAGTGAATCGATAGAGTGGCTTAAGGAAGATCAATTACTTGGAGTCCTAGAGAAGCTGCCGAAGCGACCATTGCTTGCTGGAGAGTCCGGATTAAGACTTTCTCTTGCAGGAGCCCAAGAGAAGTTACCGGTAGTTGTTAGAGAGGTGCAGAGTGAGGTTGCTCGAGGTAATTATTTTGAAATTGGCCTACCAAAAAATAATATTCCCAGCTCGTACATACTTAAGCCAGAGATATCGGATGTGGATGGAAGTGTTTATAACGAAGCCTTTTGCCTTGCCTTGGCTAAGGAGCTAAAGCTAAGTGCAGCTACCGCTCAGATTGGCTGCACAAAAGGTAAAACGTATTTGTTGGTAGAACGATATGACCGTTTTTGTGACAGCAATGGACTATTAACAAGATTGCACCAAGAAGATTTTTGTCAGGCATTGAGTGTGGGTCCAGAGTTTAAATACCAAAATGAGGGTGGGCCATCTATTGTCGATGGATTTGCATTGGTACGTAAGGTCACCACACCGAGTGCCCCTAATCTTTTGAGGCTACTGGACTACATCATCTTTAATTGCTTGGTTGGTAACAACGATGCCCACGCAAAGAACTTTTCATTACTATATGGTCGAAATGGAATTCAATTAGCGCCACTCTATGACGTGTTATCAACAGCGGTCTATCCAGGTCTTACCGATAGTATGGCCATGAAGATTGGCAGCAAATACCGCTTCGATGAATTGCATGCACGCCATTGGGTACAGATGGCCGAATCTGCCCAGTTAGGTGCACCTCAATTAAAGAGGAGAGTACTTGAGATCGCTGATGTATTGCCAGGACTTGCGCAGAGTCTTCACACTCAATTCAAAGCCAATGACTTGGATCACCCAATTCTTGGTCAAATTACTTCATTGATTGAGGGGCGCTGTAAAACAACAATCAAGCGCTTTGCTATCAGCGAGTAA
- a CDS encoding flagellar motor protein MotB, protein MDTSFKNPPLKRRKRPEDHEHHDRWLVSYADFITLLFAFFVVMYASSSINEKKYDALSNSLISAFAPLQATEGDNKLDTKIKPNGDIAGAQTDASPILIDPLGLIRLKRDMAFIKREKMNRVEKDLTKALKPLIEDGKIGVMQTSKGVRIDIIDSYLFSPGSASVTSPAALNTLAQIAPILAKSDQAIDIEGHTDNQPINTKAFNSNWELSAIRATTVLNILNQKGISESRLSATGFGSSRPIDSNDTAVGKAKNRRVSILLLNDSVQQPGSDIAPAKLVQPAVQPQNQPMETKSQ, encoded by the coding sequence CTGGATACCTCCTTTAAAAACCCACCCCTTAAGCGACGTAAGCGCCCAGAAGATCACGAACACCATGATCGCTGGTTGGTGTCCTATGCCGACTTCATTACCCTACTCTTTGCGTTTTTTGTCGTGATGTATGCCAGCTCCAGCATTAATGAAAAAAAGTATGACGCCTTATCTAATTCTCTAATATCCGCCTTTGCACCATTGCAAGCCACCGAAGGGGATAACAAGCTAGATACCAAAATTAAGCCTAACGGTGATATTGCAGGGGCTCAAACTGACGCAAGCCCAATCCTCATAGACCCCTTGGGTCTGATCAGGCTCAAACGTGACATGGCTTTTATCAAGCGTGAGAAGATGAATCGGGTTGAGAAAGACCTGACTAAGGCCTTAAAACCACTGATAGAGGACGGCAAAATCGGGGTAATGCAAACCTCTAAAGGGGTGCGTATTGACATCATTGATAGCTATTTATTTAGCCCCGGCTCAGCCAGTGTCACTAGCCCTGCTGCGCTCAATACGCTGGCACAAATTGCCCCTATTTTGGCTAAAAGTGATCAAGCAATTGATATTGAAGGTCACACCGATAACCAACCCATCAATACCAAAGCCTTTAACTCCAACTGGGAACTCTCTGCTATCAGGGCAACAACTGTTCTGAATATCTTGAATCAAAAAGGCATTAGCGAATCACGTTTAAGTGCAACCGGTTTTGGTTCATCCAGACCTATAGATTCAAATGACACTGCGGTAGGGAAAGCAAAAAATAGAAGGGTTTCTATTTTGCTATTGAACGATTCTGTCCAACAACCCGGTTCCGATATTGCACCAGCTAAGTTAGTGCAACCAGCGGTGCAGCCCCAGAATCAGCCTATGGAAACGAAGAGTCAATAA
- a CDS encoding flagellar motor protein, which translates to MDWASLGGIALALIGILIGQSIDGGRIGSLLQPSAFFIVTFGTFGAVLLQSRPVNFRSGIAKLKYVFVEPVDQRTALAMEISHWSMVVRKEGVLKLENFMVETPDPFVKKILRLAIDGAPPQTIKEIGANDIYQYELHERNAIKIWDSAGGYAPTIGILAAVMGLIHVMENLSDPTLLGSGIAIAFVATIYGVGLANLVFIPIANKLKTLLQLEVSKYEMLVESLASIAYGEHTKVIEDRLSGYLL; encoded by the coding sequence ATGGACTGGGCCAGCCTAGGCGGTATTGCACTTGCACTAATCGGAATTTTGATTGGTCAATCGATTGATGGCGGCAGAATAGGCTCACTCCTGCAGCCCTCAGCCTTTTTCATTGTGACCTTTGGTACATTTGGCGCAGTCTTACTGCAGAGTCGCCCCGTGAACTTTCGCAGTGGCATTGCCAAACTCAAATATGTCTTTGTTGAACCTGTTGATCAACGTACGGCTTTGGCTATGGAGATTTCACACTGGAGCATGGTGGTCAGAAAAGAAGGTGTCTTAAAGCTCGAGAACTTTATGGTTGAGACTCCCGATCCTTTTGTTAAGAAGATCCTACGTTTAGCGATTGATGGTGCGCCACCGCAAACCATTAAAGAAATCGGTGCTAATGATATTTACCAATATGAACTTCATGAGCGTAATGCCATCAAGATTTGGGACTCTGCTGGTGGTTATGCGCCCACGATTGGTATTTTGGCAGCAGTGATGGGCTTAATCCATGTAATGGAAAACCTCTCTGACCCGACCTTACTGGGTAGCGGTATTGCCATTGCCTTCGTAGCGACGATTTATGGTGTGGGTTTGGCCAATCTGGTTTTCATTCCGATTGCTAACAAGCTCAAAACGCTTTTACAACTTGAAGTTTCCAAATACGAGATGCTCGTTGAATCTTTAGCATCGATTGCTTATGGCGAACATACCAAAGTGATAGAGGACCGTTTGTCTGGATACCTCCTTTAA
- a CDS encoding RNA polymerase sigma factor FliA, whose protein sequence is MYKADGKTDQKETLVHQYADLVKKMAYQIKAKLPASVEADDLIQAGMMGLLDAAGKYQDNQGAQFKTYATQRIHGAIMDELRNADWLPRNVRKQMRDVEKAIASLQQTLGRAPSEIEVAKKLNLDIADYFQMLTDCSGHQLIYFEDVHKSEEEDHFLDRFIQNNKSDVINGLLSKDFKEALKQSIDALPEREKMLMGLYYEQELNLKEIGAVMSVTESRVSQMHSQAVARIRATLKEKLWTGPA, encoded by the coding sequence ATGTACAAGGCCGACGGAAAAACAGACCAGAAAGAAACGCTGGTCCACCAATACGCCGACCTGGTCAAAAAAATGGCTTATCAAATCAAGGCCAAGTTACCAGCTAGTGTTGAGGCAGATGATTTGATCCAAGCAGGCATGATGGGTTTGCTAGATGCCGCTGGTAAGTACCAAGATAATCAAGGTGCCCAGTTCAAGACCTATGCGACCCAGCGCATTCATGGGGCGATCATGGATGAACTGCGTAACGCGGACTGGTTGCCTCGCAATGTTCGCAAACAAATGCGCGATGTTGAAAAAGCGATTGCTAGCTTGCAACAAACCCTTGGCAGAGCTCCTTCAGAAATCGAAGTTGCCAAAAAGCTCAACCTCGATATTGCCGATTACTTTCAGATGTTGACTGACTGTAGTGGCCATCAACTCATTTATTTTGAAGATGTCCATAAGAGCGAAGAAGAAGATCATTTCTTGGATCGCTTTATTCAGAATAATAAAAGTGATGTCATTAATGGCTTACTGTCCAAAGACTTTAAAGAAGCCCTTAAACAGTCGATTGACGCCTTGCCAGAACGAGAAAAAATGTTGATGGGCTTGTATTACGAACAAGAACTCAACTTAAAAGAAATTGGCGCTGTGATGAGCGTCACCGAATCTCGTGTTTCCCAAATGCATAGCCAAGCAGTCGCTCGGATACGCGCAACCTTAAAAGAGAAATTATGGACTGGGCCAGCCTAG